TAGACACTGACACTCTTAAGAAGAGTTACCATAATGCGTCGTGGCAGAATGCCTACAACGACATTGCCAAGTTTCTGCGAAATCACGGGTTTGATAGGCAGCAGGGAAGCGTTTACTTCGGCAACGACGATGTCGACACGGTCCGCTGCCAAATCGCCGTGCAGCGGCTCACTTTAGAGTACGACTGGTTCGCTCCCTCGGTGCGCGACATCCGAATGCTTCGTATCGAGGACAACAACGATCTGACGCCAGCGATAGAACTTGCGTTGGAAGCAAAGAAGATGGCGCGCTAATGGTTGAAATCACCCTTCCCGAGAATTCGCGCATCCACGAGGGCAAGACCTGGCCGAAGCCGGAAGGCGCGACCAATCTGCGCG
The window above is part of the Aquamicrobium sp. genome. Proteins encoded here:
- a CDS encoding virulence factor, translating into MNVMFGHNRGRRGAMYAITFDLDTDTLKKSYHNASWQNAYNDIAKFLRNHGFDRQQGSVYFGNDDVDTVRCQIAVQRLTLEYDWFAPSVRDIRMLRIEDNNDLTPAIELALEAKKMAR